The Actinomycetota bacterium genome includes the window ATTTAGACCTGAAAAATAAAGCAAAGCTGCTTCACTACATCTTAGAACAAATTGCTGCTGAGAAAAATTATTATTTAAAATTAAGGAATTATTTTTACCTGAAATTCAATTTGGCAACATAGGTACCAAACATAGTATTATTTTCCTTAAAACATTTAGCAAACCCTTGCCATAGCAATATTGGTTTTAATCAAAATATAAGGGGCCTAATTTTATATAGGTCTTTTCCTTTAAAATATAATTTGTTAGTATAAAATTTCTAGCAAACCATATTAATAGGATGCATTAAACATATGTATTACCTTGATCTTATAGGCATTTTTGCTTTTGCGGTAACAGGTGCCTTAAAAGCAAAAGGCCGGGATCTTCATCTTTTGGGAGCGGTTTTTTTAGGGATAATAACTTCCATTGGGGGAGGCACAGTTAGGGACTTAATAATTGGCCGAACCCCACTGTTTTACCTTAAGGATCCCAATTATTTACTGATAGCAATTTTTGCCAGTATTATTACTTATTTTACTCCCACTTTTTTTAAAAAGTGGTATTCAGTATTTCGATTTATTGATTCCATAGGGCTGTCCGCATTTACCATAATCGGGGTTTCCATCACCTATGCCCATCTATTTAACAGCCAGGGCTTTTCTATTATTTCCTTTCTGTCCTGCACCCTTCTGGGGATGTTAACTGGTTTTGGGGGAGGCGTGGTCAGGGATTCAATTATGGGGGACATGCCTTTATCTTTACAGAAAGGCTCCAATTATGTTTTGTCCGCATTCTGCGGAGCGGTTTCCTTTTATTTATTATCCTTTATAAATATCACACTGGCTATAACCATGTCTATCCTGATTACTATGGTTTTCCGCGAAATAATTTCTCCCTTTGGATTGTATCAAAAGGCAATCAGGAAAAATAATGGTTAAGCGCACTGTTGATTATAGCTAATGACATAATCATAGATATCTTCAATACGGCGGCATATACCATCTGGTTTACCGGTCTTAAGCGCGTCCAGGGAGTCCAGCCCCCAGGTTACTGCCAGAACTTTAACCGGTATTTTTTTACAGGCAATGATATCATTAAGCTCATCACCAACATAAACTACATCTTCCCTGTTTAGCTTTTTCTGTTTTAGTATTTTGATTATGGCTTTGTTTTTTTCAAAGATGTTTTTTGCTGAATAAATACCTGAAAATAAGTTAATGCATTTATGGTTTAAAAAACTACTTATATTTTGGACAGAATTAGAAGAAAGGATGGACAGCTCAAACCCCTGCCGGTCCAATTTTTCCAGAATCTGCAAGATTCCATCCACCAGCTTTACCTTATACATATAATCTGCATATAATTTCTTGGCTTCCACCAGGATGGAAGGCACCCTGTATAAAGGTATCCCTGTTTTTTTTAATTTCTGCAGCAGGGACATCTGCCTTAAAGCATGCAGCTGTGTTTTTCCTATCTCTTTTTTTACATACTTCTGCTTAAAATGATTAAATAACTGCTCTACAGCATAGCTGGAATCAACCAGCGTGCCATCAAAATCAAAAATAATATTTTTAATCGCCATAAACTGCCTTAAGGCTTAAATAATGGGCTTAACCGCACTGCCGTCCACTGCCTGTATTTTACCTTTAACCGCAAACAACCACATCACAGAAATATTATAAGTAATATTCCTGCCAAAGCCAGCAATATGCCAAACACCAGGGCCACGTTTGCCCCGGACTTATTGCTTTGCACAATGTCCCGTTTATCTTTTACAGAAACAATAAAGGGCAGTTTCTTATCCCAGGGCTTGCCTATTTTAATCCTATCACTTTCCAGCCAAGCCTCTCCTAATACATAAAGGTCCTGGGCCAGCGGTATGGTTTTTTCCACCATCCTAAACCCCAGGGTCCTAGCACCCATGGGATTATAGCGGAAATTGCGGAAAAACCCGTCGCGGGATGAATTATTTAAAGGCTCAAATTGGTCATAAGTCTTTAAAGCATCCAGCTGCAGCCCTGGCTGGTTTAGGCCTATATGAATTTCCTGGGATGAAGATGAATCTGTTAGGGCAATTGCCTTGCTGCTTTTATCATTGGTAATAAGGGATTCACTTTTCTTGACAGAAGGTGAGGTGCCGGATTTATTATTGCTCCCTTTTACCTCCTCATAGACCTGGTACAAATCAGCACTGTAATAAGCTACATCAGTTTCTGAAAATGGGGTTTTAACCGGCTCGACTGGTTTTGCCCTGCCCTTAAGCTCTACATAATGCCTGTAGCCTTCCAGTCCAGCTTCCTTATTTGCTTCCAGTAACTCTTTTAGATCCTGTATGGAGGTAGTCTGCATGAACTTTATTTCAATATTCTTGTTCTTTGTTTTTATGGGTACCAATATGGCCAGCAGTGCTCCCAGCACTATCAATATGCCACCTATAATATAAGGTGCCATCTATTTCCCTCCTATTCCTTTGATAATTCCTGTTTTAAGCGTGCCAGCTCATCCTCAGCAGCTTTCTTGTTTTCCATCTCCGTAAACACATCTTTTTGGGCGGCACCCATACCAGATATTTCAAAAGCGGCATCAGCCTGTGCTTCCTTTTCAGCTATCTTTCTCTCCATCTTATCCATTTTTGCAAAAGCTCCCGAGCTGTCTAGGTCTCCTACTGCTTTTGAAACCTCTTGGCGGGCATCAGCCACTTTGTCCCTGGCAACTAAAAGCGACTGCCTGGTACGTGCCTCATTTAGCTTTGCTTTTAACAGGTCTACCTGTTGTCTTAATATGTCTACCTGGGATGAAAGTTCGTTGTTCATCTTTTCATAGGTTTCTACACTGGAGTCAGCTTTAAGCTTATGGTCTACAGCCTGCCTGGCCAGCTCTTCATTGCCTTCTTTTAGTGCGCTTTTGGCCCTGTCTTCCCAAAGTTTGGATTCTGATTGTGCCTCTGCCAGCTTCTTGGCCATCTGCCTTTGGCTGGCCATTACTGTCCCCAAGCCCTGTACAGCTTTTTGAAGCTGTTCTTCCATATCAATTATGATCTGTTTAACCATTTTTTCAGGATCTTCCGCCCTGTCGATAAGATCATTGATATTTGCCTTGAGCAGATCGGTAAGTCTTGCAAAAATTGCCATTTGGTACCCCCTGTCTTAGGTGGTCATAGGTTGATAAAACTGTTAATAGTTTTTATATGCCCTAAATTTTACCAGCAAATAAAAATCTTTGGTATTAAATTACAAATAATTTATTCACTAAATATTATTTTGATACTGGGACCAGCGAACAGGGATTACAGGTTGACAATATAATTAATTAATTTCTTTAAATCAGCGATAGCTGCAAATTTGGCCAATGCATTCTCCCATAACCGGTAAGCCTGCTTATCGTGTACAGACAACCAGGCAAATGATTTCTTGGGTCCCAGATACCAGGTACCATGTAATTTAAAATATATCTCCAGGCAGTCAGTTAACAGCCAGTGGTACCGGTAATTTCCTTCCATATCTTCCCTGGCTGCCCTCTCATACATCTTGACCAGCCACCTTTTAAGGAAACTGGCTTCATCCTTTGACAATACTTCCGGGCCCTTAAGGTAGATTTGATTAATATTTTCTAAAAATTTTTGACCCTGGCCCCTGCAGTCCAAAATAGGGGTTCCATCCTTAAGATGTATAAAATCTTCAGGCCTATCCAGCATGCCGGAGTCATAAATCCAGGCATCCAGGGTCCTGCCTTGAAAAATTTTGGTATCGTGGGCCTTACTTTTATTATCAGTAAAACAGGCTAAATCTACATCACTTTTTTCCGAATGATCTGCCTCCGTCCATGAGCCGTAAAGTATTATGCAATGGCATCCATATTCTGTTACCAGGTAATCTGTTAATTTGTCTAAAAATTTATTATCCATTTCCTATAACCTCAATCCCCGG containing:
- a CDS encoding trimeric intracellular cation channel family protein codes for the protein MYYLDLIGIFAFAVTGALKAKGRDLHLLGAVFLGIITSIGGGTVRDLIIGRTPLFYLKDPNYLLIAIFASIITYFTPTFFKKWYSVFRFIDSIGLSAFTIIGVSITYAHLFNSQGFSIISFLSCTLLGMLTGFGGGVVRDSIMGDMPLSLQKGSNYVLSAFCGAVSFYLLSFINITLAITMSILITMVFREIISPFGLYQKAIRKNNG
- a CDS encoding HAD-IA family hydrolase, which gives rise to MAIKNIIFDFDGTLVDSSYAVEQLFNHFKQKYVKKEIGKTQLHALRQMSLLQKLKKTGIPLYRVPSILVEAKKLYADYMYKVKLVDGILQILEKLDRQGFELSILSSNSVQNISSFLNHKCINLFSGIYSAKNIFEKNKAIIKILKQKKLNREDVVYVGDELNDIIACKKIPVKVLAVTWGLDSLDALKTGKPDGICRRIEDIYDYVISYNQQCA
- a CDS encoding GIDE domain-containing protein encodes the protein MAPYIIGGILIVLGALLAILVPIKTKNKNIEIKFMQTTSIQDLKELLEANKEAGLEGYRHYVELKGRAKPVEPVKTPFSETDVAYYSADLYQVYEEVKGSNNKSGTSPSVKKSESLITNDKSSKAIALTDSSSSQEIHIGLNQPGLQLDALKTYDQFEPLNNSSRDGFFRNFRYNPMGARTLGFRMVEKTIPLAQDLYVLGEAWLESDRIKIGKPWDKKLPFIVSVKDKRDIVQSNKSGANVALVFGILLALAGILLIIFL
- a CDS encoding PspA/IM30 family protein, yielding MAIFARLTDLLKANINDLIDRAEDPEKMVKQIIIDMEEQLQKAVQGLGTVMASQRQMAKKLAEAQSESKLWEDRAKSALKEGNEELARQAVDHKLKADSSVETYEKMNNELSSQVDILRQQVDLLKAKLNEARTRQSLLVARDKVADARQEVSKAVGDLDSSGAFAKMDKMERKIAEKEAQADAAFEISGMGAAQKDVFTEMENKKAAEDELARLKQELSKE
- a CDS encoding nucleotidyltransferase domain-containing protein; the encoded protein is MDNKFLDKLTDYLVTEYGCHCIILYGSWTEADHSEKSDVDLACFTDNKSKAHDTKIFQGRTLDAWIYDSGMLDRPEDFIHLKDGTPILDCRGQGQKFLENINQIYLKGPEVLSKDEASFLKRWLVKMYERAAREDMEGNYRYHWLLTDCLEIYFKLHGTWYLGPKKSFAWLSVHDKQAYRLWENALAKFAAIADLKKLINYIVNL